The Diaphorobacter ruginosibacter genome contains a region encoding:
- a CDS encoding branched-chain amino acid ABC transporter permease, translating to MTAADSRSAVLADAQDYAEAPLVTSKGMAAPDARALILPLACAMVLALLAPVWSSYLSDLVVKIMILSIFALSLQLLVGGTGLVSLGHAAFFGIGAYATVLASPQEGGNLLVLLLAAIAASGLCALFIGAFSLRTRGVYFIMVTLAFAQLGYFVFHDTSVGGGSDGIYLMVRPALGVIDMESGRTQYYVVLAALVVVYALLALIARSRFGAALAGIRVNEQRMRAAGFSTYWYKLAAFVIAGVLAGVAGFLLAARDGVVNPELLAWHHSGEVLLMVILGGIGSLRGAVIGTVTFVLLKELLGTHAIVGPLADHWQLTLGLSIIVLVALLPKGVMGIGAQLRARRAAGSDAAAKGGAHHG from the coding sequence ATGACCGCCGCTGATTCCCGTTCCGCCGTCCTGGCGGACGCGCAGGACTATGCCGAGGCGCCGCTGGTCACCTCGAAGGGCATGGCCGCGCCCGATGCGCGGGCGCTGATTCTTCCGCTGGCCTGCGCGATGGTGCTGGCACTGCTGGCACCGGTCTGGTCGTCCTACCTCTCGGATCTGGTCGTGAAGATCATGATCCTGTCGATCTTCGCGCTCAGCCTGCAGCTGCTGGTGGGCGGAACGGGCCTGGTGAGCCTGGGGCATGCCGCGTTCTTCGGTATCGGTGCGTATGCCACTGTTCTGGCCTCGCCGCAGGAGGGCGGCAACCTGCTGGTGCTGCTGCTGGCAGCCATTGCAGCGAGCGGGCTGTGCGCGCTGTTCATCGGCGCGTTCAGCCTGCGTACCAGGGGCGTCTACTTCATCATGGTGACGCTGGCGTTCGCGCAGCTGGGCTACTTTGTCTTCCACGATACCTCGGTCGGTGGCGGCAGCGACGGCATCTATCTGATGGTGCGGCCGGCCCTCGGCGTCATCGACATGGAAAGCGGCCGCACGCAGTACTACGTGGTGCTGGCCGCGCTCGTGGTCGTGTACGCACTGCTCGCGCTGATCGCACGCTCCCGTTTCGGTGCGGCGCTTGCGGGCATCCGCGTGAACGAGCAGCGCATGCGAGCGGCGGGATTCTCAACCTACTGGTACAAGCTGGCGGCATTCGTGATTGCGGGCGTGCTCGCGGGCGTCGCGGGGTTCCTGCTGGCCGCCCGCGACGGCGTGGTCAACCCGGAACTGCTGGCCTGGCATCACTCGGGTGAAGTGCTGCTGATGGTGATCCTGGGTGGCATCGGTTCGCTGCGCGGCGCCGTGATCGGCACGGTGACGTTCGTGCTGCTCAAGGAACTGCTCGGAACGCATGCGATCGTGGGCCCGCTGGCCGATCACTGGCAGCTCACGCTCGGCCTGTCCATCATCGTGCTCGTGGCCCTGCTGCCGAAGGGCGTGATGGGCATCGGCGCACAGCTTCGGGCACGGCGCGCGGCGGGCAGCGACGCTGCCGCAAAGGGAGGTGCGCATCATGGCTGA
- a CDS encoding ABC transporter ATP-binding protein, whose product MFRVEDVHTYYGDSHILHGVSLDIGKGSAVGLLGRNGMGKTTLIRTLMGYVRPREGRIWCDGRDVTAFAPERMARLGIGYVPEGRGVFPNLTVKENLLMSARAGLEGERHWTYERVLETFPRLKERWNNGGGQLSGGEQQMVSIGRALMTNPRLMILDEATEGLAPLVVAEIWRVIAAIRSTGISTLIVDRDYRKVLAHTDHAVVMEKGRLVVSTPSAQLHAEPELLARLLGV is encoded by the coding sequence ATGTTCCGCGTGGAGGACGTGCATACCTATTATGGCGACAGCCACATCCTGCATGGCGTGAGCCTCGACATCGGGAAGGGCAGTGCGGTCGGCCTGCTGGGGCGCAACGGCATGGGCAAGACCACGCTGATCCGTACGCTCATGGGCTATGTGCGGCCGCGCGAGGGGCGCATCTGGTGCGATGGGCGCGACGTGACGGCCTTTGCACCCGAAAGGATGGCGCGCCTGGGGATCGGCTACGTACCCGAAGGGCGCGGTGTGTTCCCGAACCTCACCGTGAAGGAAAACCTGCTGATGAGCGCACGAGCGGGGCTGGAGGGCGAACGCCACTGGACCTACGAGCGCGTGCTTGAGACGTTTCCGCGCCTGAAGGAGCGCTGGAACAACGGCGGTGGCCAGCTCTCGGGAGGCGAGCAGCAGATGGTGTCGATCGGCCGCGCGCTGATGACCAATCCGCGCCTGATGATCCTGGACGAGGCCACGGAGGGCCTCGCGCCGCTGGTGGTCGCGGAGATCTGGCGTGTGATCGCCGCCATCCGCAGCACCGGCATCTCCACGCTCATCGTTGATCGCGACTACCGCAAGGTGCTGGCGCACACCGACCACGCCGTGGTGATGGAAAAGGGCCGGCTGGTGGTATCGACACCGTCGGCCCAACTGCATGCGGAGCCCGAGTTGCTGGCTCGGCTGCTCGGGGTGTGA
- a CDS encoding alpha/beta fold hydrolase: protein MSARMEHRAAERVAPEPGEGRYVVRLPWRGRSVEVEYQWLAPAGGDGSGPVIVFLHEGLGSIAMWKDFPQQVCDATGLRALVYSRPAYGWSTPREADERWQPDFMHRQAHEVLPELRRALNLEAPIWLLGHSDGGSIALLHAARFPASVAGAVLLAPHVMVEDISIESIAKAAQAYATTGLRERLSRYHADVDSAFGGWSGIWLDPGFRQWNIEHEASQLSVPTLAIQGVNDEYGSLEQIRRIARHGRDVALLELSECGHSPHRDQATQVIIAVRNFMQKNRRQP, encoded by the coding sequence ATGAGCGCGCGGATGGAACACCGCGCGGCGGAACGGGTGGCGCCCGAACCGGGCGAAGGCCGCTACGTCGTGCGCCTGCCCTGGCGCGGGCGCAGCGTGGAGGTCGAGTACCAATGGCTGGCGCCTGCCGGCGGCGATGGCTCCGGGCCGGTGATCGTCTTCCTGCACGAGGGGCTGGGCTCGATCGCCATGTGGAAGGATTTTCCGCAGCAGGTCTGCGACGCAACGGGCCTGCGCGCCCTGGTGTATTCGCGGCCGGCCTATGGCTGGTCCACGCCGCGCGAGGCCGATGAGCGCTGGCAGCCCGACTTCATGCACCGGCAAGCCCATGAGGTGTTGCCCGAGCTGCGCCGGGCCCTGAACCTGGAGGCGCCGATCTGGCTGCTGGGCCACAGCGACGGCGGCAGCATCGCACTGCTGCATGCGGCGCGATTTCCCGCATCGGTGGCGGGGGCTGTATTGCTCGCGCCACATGTGATGGTGGAGGACATCTCCATCGAGAGCATAGCCAAGGCGGCGCAGGCCTATGCGACAACCGGCCTGCGCGAGCGGCTCTCGCGCTACCACGCCGATGTGGATTCGGCGTTCGGCGGCTGGTCGGGCATCTGGCTCGACCCCGGCTTCCGCCAATGGAATATCGAGCACGAGGCCTCGCAACTCAGCGTTCCCACCCTTGCCATCCAGGGAGTGAACGATGAATATGGCTCGCTCGAACAGATCCGGCGCATCGCGCGCCACGGGCGGGACGTGGCGCTGCTGGAGCTATCGGAATGCGGACATTCCCCACATCGTGATCAGGCAACACAGGTCATCATCGCCGTACGCAATTTCATGCAGAAAAACAGGAGACAACCATGA
- a CDS encoding branched-chain amino acid ABC transporter permease, with product MDLATFLVQCLNSVQYGLLLFLLSSGLTLIFGIMGVINLAHGSFYMIGAYMAFALAPYLGQHFITMLVVGVILAVVLGYLLEWAFFSFLYERDHLQQVLMTFGLILVFEELRAILVGNDVHGVQPPEWLSGSFSLAGMMSYPWYRVFAAVACLVVAFAMYWMVNRTRLGMMVRAGASNRDMVRGLGINIKRLYRIVFAMGVALAALAGMIAAPMASVYPNMGSGVLIICFVVVVIGGIGSITGALVASLLVGFVDTFGKVFFQELSGMSIYLLMAVILVWRPEGLMGKRS from the coding sequence GTGGATCTTGCGACTTTTCTGGTGCAGTGCCTGAACTCCGTCCAGTACGGGCTGTTGCTGTTCCTGCTGTCATCCGGACTGACGCTGATCTTCGGCATCATGGGTGTGATCAATCTCGCGCATGGCAGCTTCTACATGATCGGCGCATACATGGCGTTCGCCCTCGCGCCCTATCTGGGCCAGCACTTCATCACCATGCTGGTGGTGGGCGTGATCCTCGCCGTGGTGCTGGGCTACCTGCTGGAGTGGGCCTTCTTCAGCTTTCTCTATGAGCGGGACCATCTGCAGCAGGTGCTGATGACGTTCGGCCTGATCCTGGTGTTCGAGGAACTGCGCGCCATCCTCGTCGGCAACGATGTGCACGGCGTGCAGCCACCGGAGTGGCTGTCGGGCAGCTTTTCCCTGGCGGGCATGATGAGCTACCCCTGGTACCGGGTCTTCGCTGCGGTCGCCTGCCTCGTCGTGGCCTTCGCGATGTACTGGATGGTCAATCGCACGCGCCTGGGAATGATGGTGCGTGCGGGTGCAAGCAACCGTGACATGGTGCGCGGCCTGGGCATCAACATCAAGCGGCTGTACCGCATCGTGTTCGCGATGGGCGTGGCGCTGGCGGCGCTGGCCGGCATGATCGCCGCGCCGATGGCGTCGGTCTACCCCAACATGGGGTCCGGCGTGCTCATCATCTGCTTCGTGGTGGTGGTGATCGGCGGCATCGGTTCGATCACCGGCGCGCTGGTGGCATCGCTGCTGGTGGGGTTTGTCGATACCTTCGGCAAGGTGTTTTTTCAGGAACTCAGTGGCATGAGCATCTATCTGCTGATGGCCGTCATCTTGGTGTGGCGGCCCGAAGGCCTCATGGGAAAGAGGAGCTGA
- a CDS encoding ABC transporter ATP-binding protein, translating into MADTAAAVSTASAAPLVAPKLSVRGLTRMFGGLIAVNGVDLDLHVGEVHAVIGTNGAGKSTLINMLSGEMAASSGDIRLDGREVTRMPQPQRARAGIGRSYQRTTIFPEFSVLENCRLAAQAQAHPRPWRIWESAGRCRLSNERARVALERAGLLAHQHVQAGSLSHGAKRQLEVAMCLATRPQVLLLDEPLAGMGAEETERMLGLLQELKAGHAVLLVEHDMDAVFRIADRITVMVNGSVVASGTPDAIRVDPVVRTAYLGEEQMHG; encoded by the coding sequence ATGGCTGACACGGCGGCTGCGGTTTCCACGGCATCGGCAGCGCCCCTGGTGGCGCCGAAGCTCTCGGTGCGCGGCCTCACGCGCATGTTCGGCGGGCTGATCGCCGTGAACGGTGTCGATCTCGACCTGCATGTGGGCGAGGTGCATGCGGTGATCGGCACGAACGGCGCGGGCAAGTCCACGCTTATCAACATGCTGTCCGGCGAGATGGCGGCCAGCAGCGGTGACATCCGGCTCGACGGCCGGGAGGTGACGCGCATGCCGCAGCCGCAGCGCGCGAGGGCCGGTATCGGGCGCAGCTACCAGCGCACGACGATCTTTCCCGAATTTTCCGTACTCGAGAATTGCCGCCTTGCGGCGCAGGCGCAGGCTCACCCTAGGCCATGGCGCATCTGGGAGTCGGCAGGCCGCTGCCGCCTGAGCAACGAGCGCGCCCGTGTTGCACTCGAGCGCGCGGGGTTGCTGGCGCATCAGCATGTGCAGGCAGGCAGCCTGAGTCATGGTGCCAAGCGGCAGCTCGAAGTGGCCATGTGCCTGGCCACGCGGCCGCAGGTGTTGCTGCTCGACGAGCCGCTGGCCGGCATGGGCGCGGAGGAAACGGAGCGCATGCTGGGCCTGCTGCAGGAACTCAAAGCCGGACACGCGGTGCTGCTGGTCGAGCATGACATGGACGCGGTGTTCCGCATTGCCGACCGCATCACCGTGATGGTGAACGGAAGCGTCGTCGCCAGCGGCACGCCGGACGCCATCCGTGTCGATCCGGTCGTGCGCACGGCGTATCTCGGAGAGGAGCAGATGCATGGATGA
- a CDS encoding ABC transporter substrate-binding protein: protein MTALASLACLPGAAFAQAADKIKVGFMLPASGTYAALGVAIENGFRMYVGEQGGKLGGREIEYFKVDDESDPAKATDNVNRLIKRDKVDVLVGTVHSGVAMAMARAAKESNTILIVPNAGADAVTGPMCGPTIFRSSFSNWQTAYPMGVVAAKQEGKKNAMTITWKYAAGEEAVNGFKEGFEKNGGKVAKQLTVPFPNVEFQALLTEIAAAKPDAVFAFFAGAGAVKFVKDYHAAGLSKTIPLYGPGFLTDGTLDAQGEAAQGMLTTLHYADELGTERDKAFRTNYAKAYKLMPDVYAVQGYDAAQMLAVGLKAAGGDIGKKDVFRAAVEKATIASPRGDFTLSKAHNPVQDIYLRKVEGKENRKLGVAVKGLADPARGCKL from the coding sequence ATGACCGCACTGGCAAGCCTTGCATGCCTGCCGGGCGCGGCCTTCGCACAGGCCGCGGACAAGATCAAGGTGGGCTTCATGCTGCCCGCGAGCGGGACCTATGCGGCACTCGGCGTGGCCATCGAGAACGGCTTTCGCATGTATGTGGGCGAGCAGGGCGGCAAGCTCGGCGGGCGCGAGATCGAGTACTTCAAGGTGGATGACGAGTCCGATCCCGCCAAGGCGACCGACAACGTGAACCGGCTCATCAAGCGTGACAAGGTCGACGTGCTGGTGGGCACGGTGCATTCCGGCGTGGCCATGGCCATGGCGCGGGCCGCCAAGGAAAGCAACACCATCCTCATCGTGCCCAATGCGGGCGCCGACGCGGTGACCGGGCCCATGTGCGGGCCGACGATCTTTCGCTCCTCCTTCAGCAACTGGCAGACCGCCTACCCCATGGGCGTGGTCGCGGCCAAGCAGGAGGGCAAGAAGAATGCGATGACCATCACCTGGAAATACGCGGCCGGCGAGGAGGCCGTCAACGGATTCAAGGAAGGGTTCGAGAAGAATGGCGGCAAGGTGGCCAAGCAGCTCACGGTGCCGTTTCCAAACGTGGAGTTCCAGGCGCTGCTGACCGAGATCGCAGCGGCCAAGCCCGATGCCGTCTTCGCCTTCTTCGCGGGCGCGGGTGCGGTGAAGTTCGTCAAGGACTATCATGCCGCCGGCCTGTCCAAGACCATTCCGCTGTATGGCCCGGGTTTCCTGACCGACGGTACGCTCGATGCGCAGGGCGAGGCTGCACAGGGCATGCTCACCACGCTGCACTACGCGGACGAACTGGGAACGGAGCGTGACAAGGCCTTCCGCACCAACTATGCCAAGGCCTACAAGCTGATGCCCGACGTCTATGCCGTGCAGGGCTACGATGCGGCCCAGATGCTGGCCGTGGGCCTGAAGGCGGCGGGCGGCGACATCGGCAAGAAGGACGTGTTCCGAGCGGCCGTCGAGAAGGCCACCATCGCCAGCCCGCGTGGCGACTTCACGCTGAGCAAGGCACACAACCCGGTGCAGGACATCTATCTGCGCAAGGTCGAGGGCAAGGAGAACAGGAAGCTCGGCGTGGCCGTGAAGGGCCTGGCCGATCCGGCGCGTGGTTGTAAGTTGTGA
- a CDS encoding O-acetylhomoserine aminocarboxypropyltransferase/cysteine synthase family protein produces the protein MSDSDTSSHPRPIAASAWRADTIVLHAGYNGHDHQRSAAVPIYQTTSFLFENAQQGADLFDLEEEGHIYARTGNPTQSVLEERVALLEGGTAALAVASGMAAIDMAFATLAQAGDHVVIASQLYGGTQNLIAHVLKARGISSTLLPRDQWSQLHQSFTAHTKAVFVESVANPSGDVADLELITRQAHAHGIAVIVDNTSATPLLVRPFDHGADIVVHSATKYIGGHGTAVGGLIVDGGRFDWAAQRERYPQFSTPEPAFHHFVITEKFPDFPFAARARTIALRNSGATLAAHTAFLLLQGLETLALRLDRVSSNTHELLDVLVQHPEVSSVSHVALTSHPDHASARRYLRGGHVPGLISFELQGGRDAARRFYDALRLFQRLVNIGDSKSLAAIPAETTHHLLSDEELRHAGISPGLVRLSVGIEHPEDLVADLRQALQHAAPAPHHPTERTTIITPALALEEQA, from the coding sequence ATGAGCGACAGCGACACCTCTTCCCATCCGCGCCCCATTGCCGCCTCGGCGTGGCGTGCCGACACCATCGTGCTGCACGCGGGCTACAACGGCCATGACCATCAGCGCAGTGCCGCCGTTCCCATCTACCAGACAACGTCGTTCCTCTTCGAGAACGCGCAGCAGGGAGCAGACCTGTTCGACCTGGAGGAGGAAGGCCACATCTACGCACGCACGGGCAACCCCACGCAGAGCGTCCTCGAGGAGCGCGTCGCGCTGCTTGAAGGCGGTACCGCGGCCCTGGCCGTGGCCTCCGGCATGGCCGCCATCGACATGGCGTTCGCCACGCTCGCCCAGGCGGGCGACCATGTGGTCATTGCCTCACAGCTCTACGGGGGAACGCAGAACCTGATCGCGCATGTGCTGAAGGCACGCGGCATATCGAGCACCCTGCTGCCGCGCGATCAATGGAGCCAGCTGCACCAATCGTTCACCGCACACACCAAGGCGGTGTTCGTGGAGTCGGTGGCCAATCCATCCGGCGACGTGGCGGACCTGGAGCTCATCACCCGCCAGGCGCACGCGCACGGCATCGCCGTCATCGTGGACAACACCAGTGCGACGCCGCTGCTCGTGCGCCCGTTCGATCACGGTGCGGACATCGTGGTGCATTCGGCCACCAAGTACATCGGAGGGCATGGCACCGCGGTGGGCGGGCTGATCGTCGACGGCGGCCGCTTCGACTGGGCAGCCCAGCGCGAACGCTACCCGCAGTTCAGCACGCCCGAGCCTGCTTTCCATCATTTCGTCATCACCGAGAAGTTCCCCGACTTCCCCTTCGCTGCACGGGCGCGCACCATCGCGCTGCGCAACAGCGGCGCGACACTGGCCGCACACACCGCCTTCCTGCTGCTGCAGGGCCTTGAGACGCTGGCCCTGCGGCTGGACCGCGTCAGCAGCAACACCCATGAACTGCTCGATGTGCTGGTGCAGCATCCCGAGGTATCGTCCGTGAGCCATGTGGCGCTCACAAGCCATCCGGATCACGCCAGCGCGCGCCGCTACCTGCGCGGGGGGCATGTCCCCGGGCTGATCTCCTTCGAGCTGCAGGGCGGGCGCGATGCCGCGCGCAGGTTCTACGACGCGCTGCGGCTCTTCCAGCGGCTCGTCAACATCGGGGACAGCAAGTCGCTCGCAGCGATACCGGCGGAGACCACGCACCATCTGCTCAGCGACGAGGAACTGCGGCATGCCGGCATCTCGCCCGGCCTGGTACGGCTTTCCGTGGGCATAGAGCATCCCGAGGATCTGGTTGCCGACCTGCGGCAGGCACTGCAGCACGCTGCCCCGGCCCCGCACCACCCGACCGAACGCACCACCATCATCACACCGGCACTCGCACTGGAGGAACAAGCATGA
- a CDS encoding benzoate-CoA ligase family protein — protein sequence MIDFDKPFNFAEHLFAANRARADKIAYIDDRGSLSYGQLEEQARCLAGALVASGIHREERVLLAMQDMREWVVAFLGSMYAGVVPVAVNTLLTADDYAYMLENSRAQAIFTNGAMLPVLQQAMKRSDHEVRQIWVAHPEADETLPTGSVAWNDWLAGHAPLARPARTMGDDPGFWLYSSGSTGKPKGTVHTQANPYWTAELYGKAVLGLRESDVCFSAAKLFFAYGLGNAVTFPLSVGATVVLMAERPTPEATFARWIQHQPTVFFGAPTGFAGMLAHPALPAREKVRLRMCSSAGEALPAELAQRFKAHFDADIVDGLGSTEMLHIFLSNRPDDIRYGTTGRPVPGYEVELRGEDGRPVADGEIGDLFIKGPSTALMYWNNRSKSRDTFRGEWLKSGDKYSRDTDGYYTYAGRSDDMLKVSGIYVSPFEVEATLMQHPSVLEAAVVGKMDQDGLFKPKSFVVCKPGMAVSEQELKAFVKERLAPYKYPRFVEFVDELPKTATGKIQRFRLREGAP from the coding sequence GTGATCGATTTCGACAAGCCATTCAACTTTGCCGAGCATCTGTTCGCCGCCAACCGGGCGCGGGCCGACAAGATCGCCTACATCGACGACCGAGGCTCGCTTTCCTATGGACAGCTCGAGGAGCAGGCGCGCTGCCTGGCCGGTGCGCTCGTGGCCAGCGGCATCCACCGCGAGGAGCGCGTGCTGCTGGCCATGCAGGACATGCGGGAGTGGGTGGTCGCGTTCCTGGGCTCCATGTATGCCGGCGTGGTACCGGTGGCGGTCAATACGCTGCTTACGGCGGACGACTATGCCTACATGCTGGAGAACAGCCGCGCGCAGGCGATCTTCACCAACGGAGCGATGCTGCCCGTGCTGCAGCAGGCCATGAAGCGCTCCGATCACGAAGTGCGGCAGATCTGGGTCGCGCATCCCGAGGCAGACGAGACGCTGCCGACTGGCAGCGTGGCATGGAACGACTGGCTGGCCGGGCACGCGCCGCTCGCGCGGCCCGCACGCACCATGGGCGACGATCCGGGGTTCTGGCTGTATTCATCGGGCTCCACCGGCAAGCCCAAGGGCACGGTGCACACGCAGGCCAATCCCTACTGGACGGCCGAGCTCTACGGCAAGGCCGTTCTCGGCCTGCGCGAGAGCGACGTGTGCTTTTCGGCGGCCAAGCTGTTCTTTGCATACGGCCTGGGCAATGCGGTGACCTTTCCCCTCAGCGTGGGAGCGACCGTGGTGCTGATGGCCGAGCGGCCGACGCCCGAGGCCACATTCGCGCGCTGGATCCAGCACCAGCCCACCGTGTTCTTCGGTGCGCCCACGGGCTTTGCGGGCATGCTCGCGCACCCCGCGCTGCCCGCGCGCGAGAAGGTCCGCCTGCGCATGTGCTCGTCGGCGGGCGAGGCGCTGCCCGCCGAGCTCGCGCAGCGCTTCAAGGCACATTTCGACGCGGACATCGTCGATGGCCTGGGCTCGACCGAGATGCTGCACATCTTCCTGTCCAACCGCCCGGACGACATCCGCTACGGCACCACGGGCAGGCCGGTGCCGGGCTACGAAGTCGAGCTGCGTGGCGAGGATGGCAGGCCGGTCGCGGACGGGGAGATCGGCGACCTCTTCATCAAGGGCCCGAGCACCGCGCTGATGTACTGGAACAACCGGAGCAAATCGCGCGACACCTTTCGCGGCGAATGGCTCAAGAGCGGCGACAAGTACAGCCGCGATACCGACGGCTATTACACCTATGCGGGCCGCAGCGACGACATGCTCAAGGTCAGCGGCATCTACGTCTCGCCTTTCGAGGTGGAGGCCACGCTGATGCAGCACCCGTCGGTGCTGGAGGCGGCCGTGGTCGGGAAAATGGACCAGGATGGCCTGTTCAAGCCCAAATCCTTCGTGGTCTGTAAGCCGGGCATGGCGGTGAGTGAGCAGGAGCTCAAGGCCTTCGTGAAGGAGCGGCTGGCACCCTACAAGTACCCGCGCTTCGTGGAGTTCGTGGACGAGCTTCCCAAGACGGCGACCGGCAAGATCCAGCGTTTCCGGCTGCGCGAGGGGGCGCCATGA
- a CDS encoding ABC transporter substrate-binding protein: MDEFGPVGIHDGLSRRQLLASAAVAGGVAAAGLLPAQVRSQPRKITLAWSQASFCQVPVPIALERGFFEKNGLQVEMLNWGGSADQLLEALATGKAEVGVGLIHRWVKPLEAGLDVKLVGSVHGGCLRLVGVKAAGVTGDVRSLKGKVIGVADLNSPAKQFYGIHLAKKGLDPEKDIEWRVYPADLLDVAVKKGEIHAIADGDPNLFLIEKRNPGVFAELGNSATGEYAEKICCVLGASGKFARAERKHVASVVRALAEASLFVADNPNESARIFAKYTPKFEVQDLQRLLAELTYKHHPAGGNLRDEVRDFAADFRSAGILKKSTDPVRFANHVALDVLS, translated from the coding sequence ATGGATGAATTCGGTCCGGTGGGCATTCACGATGGCTTGAGTCGGCGCCAGCTGTTGGCGAGCGCCGCCGTTGCGGGGGGCGTGGCCGCGGCGGGGCTGCTGCCGGCGCAGGTGCGATCTCAGCCGCGCAAGATCACGCTGGCATGGAGCCAGGCCAGCTTCTGCCAGGTGCCTGTTCCGATTGCGCTGGAGCGCGGGTTCTTCGAAAAGAACGGCCTGCAGGTGGAGATGCTCAACTGGGGCGGTTCAGCCGACCAGCTGCTGGAGGCGCTTGCCACCGGCAAGGCCGAGGTCGGCGTGGGCCTGATCCATCGTTGGGTCAAGCCGCTGGAGGCGGGGCTCGACGTGAAGCTCGTCGGCAGCGTGCACGGTGGATGCCTGCGCCTGGTGGGCGTGAAGGCTGCCGGTGTGACGGGCGACGTACGCTCGCTCAAGGGCAAGGTCATCGGCGTGGCGGATCTGAACAGTCCGGCCAAGCAGTTCTACGGCATCCATCTCGCCAAGAAGGGACTGGATCCCGAAAAGGATATCGAGTGGCGCGTCTACCCCGCGGACCTGCTCGACGTGGCCGTGAAGAAGGGCGAGATCCATGCCATCGCCGACGGCGACCCGAACCTGTTTCTCATCGAGAAGCGCAATCCGGGTGTCTTCGCAGAACTGGGCAACAGCGCGACGGGCGAGTATGCAGAGAAGATCTGCTGCGTGCTGGGTGCGAGCGGCAAGTTCGCGCGTGCGGAGCGCAAGCATGTGGCGAGCGTGGTGCGCGCACTGGCCGAAGCTTCGCTCTTCGTGGCGGACAACCCCAACGAATCCGCGCGCATCTTTGCCAAGTACACGCCCAAGTTCGAAGTCCAGGATCTGCAGCGCCTGCTGGCGGAGCTGACCTACAAGCACCATCCCGCGGGCGGCAACCTGCGCGATGAGGTGCGCGACTTCGCGGCGGATTTCCGCTCCGCTGGCATTCTCAAGAAGAGCACCGACCCCGTGCGCTTTGCCAACCACGTTGCCCTGGATGTGCTGTCATGA
- a CDS encoding isopenicillin N synthase family dioxygenase codes for MSAAAWALPTHEDIESATALPVIDLSELDDPARHDAFHQRLARIARDTGFFYLEGHGIDTRTIEELERLTRETFTLPAAAKERIAIRNTPHFRGYTGVGGEITRLRPDQREQIDFGEELPAVRSINAVDAEHPIWWALQGPNQWPAELPALKPAVLDWLDQTRSVAERLLQAFLVALGQSAQALDALVAAPRNHRFKIIRYPGQAQGQSDQGVGAHKDGGLLTLLLQDDVGGLQVLSSKGWIDVPPRRNAFVVNIGEMLELATNGYLRANVHRVISPQSGVDRYSIAYFFSPSLHAEEIPLLTLPEALNEQAQGPESDPENPLFRHIGTNALKGRIRSHLDVAERFYPEQFRLLQEQARAHGGPLQASAY; via the coding sequence ATGAGCGCAGCCGCATGGGCCCTGCCCACCCACGAAGACATCGAAAGCGCCACCGCGCTGCCGGTGATCGACCTGTCCGAACTGGACGATCCCGCCAGGCACGATGCCTTTCACCAGCGTCTCGCACGCATTGCGCGAGATACGGGCTTCTTCTACCTGGAGGGGCATGGCATCGACACCCGGACGATAGAGGAACTGGAGCGCCTGACGCGCGAGACTTTCACACTCCCGGCCGCAGCCAAGGAACGCATCGCGATCCGCAACACGCCGCATTTTCGCGGCTATACCGGCGTGGGCGGCGAGATCACGCGCCTGCGGCCCGATCAGCGCGAGCAGATCGACTTCGGCGAGGAGCTTCCAGCGGTGCGCAGCATCAACGCAGTGGACGCCGAACATCCGATCTGGTGGGCCCTGCAGGGCCCCAACCAGTGGCCCGCCGAACTGCCGGCGCTGAAGCCCGCCGTGCTCGACTGGCTCGACCAGACACGCTCGGTGGCCGAGCGCCTGCTGCAGGCCTTTCTCGTGGCGCTGGGGCAGTCGGCCCAGGCGCTCGATGCACTGGTCGCCGCGCCGCGCAACCATCGCTTCAAGATCATCCGCTACCCGGGGCAGGCCCAGGGCCAGTCCGATCAGGGCGTGGGGGCGCACAAGGACGGCGGCCTGCTCACCTTGCTGCTGCAGGATGACGTCGGCGGCCTGCAGGTGCTCTCGTCCAAGGGCTGGATCGATGTGCCGCCGCGCAGGAATGCCTTCGTGGTCAACATCGGCGAAATGCTGGAGCTTGCCACCAATGGCTATCTGCGCGCCAACGTGCACCGCGTGATCTCGCCACAGAGCGGCGTGGACCGGTACTCGATCGCCTATTTCTTCTCGCCGAGCCTGCATGCCGAGGAGATCCCGCTGCTGACATTGCCCGAGGCCTTGAACGAGCAGGCACAGGGCCCGGAGAGCGATCCGGAGAACCCGCTGTTCCGCCATATCGGAACGAACGCCCTGAAAGGCCGTATCCGCTCGCACCTGGACGTCGCGGAACGTTTCTACCCGGAACAGTTCAGGCTGTTGCAGGAACAGGCCCGCGCGCACGGCGGGCCGTTGCAGGCATCGGCCTACTGA